One genomic window of Streptomyces sp. WP-1 includes the following:
- a CDS encoding TetR/AcrR family transcriptional regulator encodes MTASERRLAPRRKPRQVRAELTRERILDAAAQVFAEHGYAAGTTNRIAEHARLSIGSLYQYFPNKDAILAELLVRHIDRGAWEGAEELELSPGSLKETVRALVRDAIDHHRDDPQLLRIMIEEAPMSGELIEAIERHGKARVSQVRGVLARHPDVRVRDLDMAAELVVGTVEMNTHKLMATPHPRQVDRLESELVAMITRYLSGDQ; translated from the coding sequence ATGACCGCCTCGGAACGCCGACTCGCCCCACGTCGCAAGCCTCGCCAGGTACGTGCCGAACTCACCCGGGAGCGCATCCTCGACGCCGCTGCTCAGGTTTTCGCCGAGCACGGCTACGCCGCCGGCACCACCAACCGCATCGCCGAGCACGCCCGCCTGTCCATCGGCTCGCTCTACCAGTACTTCCCGAACAAGGACGCCATCCTGGCCGAGCTGCTGGTCCGGCACATCGACCGCGGGGCCTGGGAGGGAGCCGAAGAGCTGGAACTGAGCCCCGGCAGTCTGAAGGAGACGGTGCGCGCCCTGGTCCGCGACGCGATCGACCACCACCGCGACGACCCGCAGCTCCTGCGCATCATGATCGAGGAAGCGCCCATGTCCGGTGAACTGATCGAAGCGATCGAACGGCACGGCAAGGCGCGGGTGAGCCAGGTACGCGGCGTGCTCGCCCGTCACCCCGACGTCCGCGTGCGGGATCTCGACATGGCCGCGGAACTCGTCGTGGGAACGGTCGAGATGAACACCCACAAGCTCATGGCCACCCCACATCCCAGGCAGGTCGACAGGCTGGAGTCGGAGCTGGTCGCCATGATCACCCGCTACCTCAGCGGTGATCAGTGA
- a CDS encoding (2Fe-2S)-binding protein, with protein MTSDNAPAPASEITLRVNGKPHTLYVDHRRVLLDLLREDLGLTGAKKGCDHGQCGACTVLAGGRRLNSCLLLAVTLDGADITTVEGLGGDGEEPHPLQRAFLDRDAFQCGYCTPGQLCSAVGMLAEAAAGHPSHVTDPAAPSGRPVALDRPEIRERMSGNLCRCGAYPGIVAAVEDVIG; from the coding sequence ATGACCAGTGACAACGCGCCCGCTCCGGCATCGGAGATCACCCTGAGGGTGAACGGCAAGCCGCACACCCTGTACGTCGACCACCGCCGCGTCCTGCTGGACCTGCTCCGCGAGGACCTGGGGCTCACCGGTGCCAAGAAGGGCTGCGACCACGGCCAGTGCGGGGCCTGCACCGTGCTGGCCGGCGGGCGGCGGCTCAACAGCTGTCTGCTGCTGGCGGTGACCCTCGACGGCGCCGACATCACCACCGTGGAGGGCCTGGGCGGCGACGGCGAGGAACCGCATCCGCTCCAGCGGGCCTTCCTCGACCGCGACGCCTTCCAGTGCGGCTACTGCACCCCGGGCCAGCTCTGCTCCGCCGTCGGCATGCTCGCCGAGGCCGCTGCCGGCCACCCCTCCCACGTCACCGACCCCGCCGCCCCCTCCGGCCGCCCCGTCGCGCTGGACCGGCCCGAGATCCGCGAGCGCATGAGCGGCAACCTGTGCCGCTGCGGCGCCTATCCGGGCATCGTCGCCGCGGTCGAGGACGTGATCGGGTGA